Proteins encoded by one window of Rutidosis leptorrhynchoides isolate AG116_Rl617_1_P2 chromosome 7, CSIRO_AGI_Rlap_v1, whole genome shotgun sequence:
- the LOC139860133 gene encoding uncharacterized protein, producing MVRMLLGREEIDRNTWMYEIGHATSEFMDSVDEFITVAETDQLEKGNTAVSYPCKKCKNARWYADSTDIKSHLIAHGFMRGYTCWSFHGESLADLNPSVSDNDTDNEEDSYNSDNNVNFDDMFDDLDMEDNVAEKYHDRLQQLFVDAEKPLYTGCMNFTKLSAVIQLVNLKSNNGWSDTSFTSLLELLNKMLPEGNELPVSTYQSKKLMFPMGLEIQRIHACPNDCMLYKNEDKDLHQCKVCGTSRYKRGKLTDNVDSDVSENGPPAKLLWYLPIIPRLKRLFANEKDAKLLRWHAEDRKNDGKMRYVADSHQWKNFDKDFEEFGDEICNIRFGLSSNVIIPFRDLSSHHSTWPILLCIYNIPPWLCMKRKYIMMSLLIQGPKQPGNDIDVYLQPLVDEMMELWSTGIHGKKACPICEENTHSIWLKNCKKSAFMGHRRELAENHPYRKKADLFDGTIEDRKLPPPLDGETTLSKVANINVVLGKKGFGPPKGIWKKKSIFWKLPYWKHLRVRHCIDVMHIEKNVCESLIGLLLNIPGKTKDGIKVRRDMELMNIRPELQPKDIDGRSTKFLPPACYTMSKVEKTKFCQCLHDIKVQSGYSANIRKLVSMKDLKLLGMKSHDCHVLMTHMIPIAIRGILPNRIRHTITKLCLFFNMIHSKVIDPDVLDEYQRDIILTLCELEMYFPPSFFDVMVHLVSHIVGEIKACGPVFLRYMYPFERYMGILKGYVRNLNRPEGSIVEGYASEEVIEFCTNYMDGFKSVGIPQSHHDGRLSGQGTLGHKTGYSNVADYQEAHFNVLQHTTSIDPFIQEHMSFLRQQNPKKSAKWLANQHKITFSEWLKDKVRRTLPNIDKTVEALGFAPKHVFQYQGYDINGYTFYTKAQDKKSNMEK from the exons ATGGTTAGGATGTTGCTTGGTAGAGAGGAG ATAGATCGAAACACTTGGATGTACGAGATAGGTCATGCTACCTCTGAGTTTATGGATAGTGTAGATGAATTTATTACAGTTGCCGAGACTGATCAACTAGAAAAAGGAAACACTGCAGTTAGTTATCCTTGTAAGAAATGCAAAAATGCACGGTGGTATGCTGATTCAACCGATATCAAAAGTCATCTAATTGCACACGGATTTATGAGAGGGTACACATGTTGGTCTTTTCATGGTGAGTCATTAGCAGACCTTAACCCGTCTGTTTCGGATAACGATACCGATAATGAAGAAGATTCATACAATAGTGACAATAATGTTAATTTTGATGACATGTTTGACGATTTGGATATGGAGGATAATGTTGCTGAAAAGTATCATGACAGATTACAACAACTATTTGTTGACGCTGAAAAACCTTTATATACCGGTTGTATGAATTTTACAAAACTTTCCGCCGTGATACAACTGGTTAATTTAAAATCAAACAATGGTTGGAGCGACACAAGTTTCACTAGCCTGTTAGAGTTGTTGAACAAAATGCTACCAGAAGGTAATGAGTTGCCGGTTTCAACATACCAATCAAAGAAATTAATGTTCCCAATGGGATTGGAAATACAGAGAATACATGCTTGTCCAAATGATTGTATGTTATACAAGAATGAAGACAAAGACCTTCATCAATGTAAGGTATGTGGTACATCTAGGTATAAACGTGGAAAACTGACTGATAATGTTGATAGTGATGTGTCGGAAAATGGACCTCCTGCAAAATTATTGTGGTACTTGCCTATCATACCAAGATTAAAGAGATTATTTGCGAATGAGAAAGATGCAAAATTATTACGTTGGCATGCTGAAGATCGTAAAAATGATGGTAAAATGCGATATGTGGCCGATTCACATCAATGGAAAAATTTTGATAAAGATTTTGAAGAATTTGGGGATGAGATATGTAATATAAGGTTCGGACTCAGTTCAAATGTAATTATTCCGTTCAGAGATTTGAGTAGCCATCACAGCACGTGGCCTATTCTTCTATGCATTTATAACATACCGCCTTGGCTATGTATGAAAAGAAAATACATAATGATGTCTCTTTTGATTCAAGGCCCAAAGCAACCTGGAAACGACATTGATGTTTATTTGCAACCATTAGTTGATGAAATGATGGAATTATGGAGTACCGGCATACAC GGGAAAAAGGCATGTCCTATTTGTGAGGAAAATACTCACTCGATATGGCTCAAAAATTGTAAGAAATCGGCATTTATGGGGCATCGGAGAGAGCTTGCTGAGAATCACCCGTATCGTAAAAAGGCAGATTTATTTGATGGTACTATAGAGGATAGAAAACTACCACCACCATTGGATGGagaaactacactctccaaagttgCTAATATAAATGTTGTGTTGGGAAAGAAAGGTTTTGGTCCTCCAAAAGGTATTTGGAAGAAAAAGTCTATTTTTTGGAAATTACCCTACTGGAAGCATTTACGAGTCCGACATTGTATTGATGTTATGCATATTGAGAAAAATGTGTGTGAAAGTTTGATAGGGTTACTGTTGAACATTCCTGGAAAAACAAAAGATGGAATTAAAGTTAGAAGGGACATGGAATTAATGAATATCAGACCAGAGCTACAACCTAAAGATATTGATGGAAGGTCCACCAAGTTTCTTCCTCCGGCCTGTTATACTATGTCGAAGGTTGAGAAAACTAAATTTTGTCAATGTTTACATGATATTAAGGTTCAATCAGGATACTCTGCTAACATTAGGAAGTTGGTTTCGATGAAAGATTTGAAGTTGCTTGGTATGAAGTCACATGATTGTCATGTACTAATGACCCATATGATTCCTATCGCAATTCGTGGAATTCTACCCAACCGTATTCGACACACAATAACAAAACTATGCTTATTTTTCAACATGATTCATTCAAAGGTGATTGATCCTGATGTGCTGGATGAATATCAAAGAGATATCATACTTACTCTTTGCGAACTCGAGATGTACTTTCCACCTTCTTTCTTTGATGTCATGGTTCATTTGGTATCTCATATTGTAGGAGAAATAAAGGCATGTGGCCCAGTTTTCTTACGGTATATGTATCCATTTGAAAGATATATGGGTATCTTGAAAGGTTATGTAAGGAACCTTAATCGACCAGAAGGCAGTATCGTTGAAGGATATGCATCCGAAGAGGTGATCGAATTCTGCACAAACTATATGGatgggtttaaaagtgtcgggattcCACAAAGTCATCATGATGGAAGACTATCAGGTCAAGGGACACTTGGGCACAAGACGGGCTATTCAAATGTTGCCGATTATCAAGAGGCTCATTTTAATGTCTTACAACACACTACATCTATTGATCCGTTCATACAAGAACACATGTCATTCTTGAGACAACAAAACCCTAAAAAGAGTGCAAAGTGGTTGGCAAATCAACATAAAATAACTTTTTCAGAATGGTTGAAAGACAAAGTTAGGAGGACACTTCCAAATATTGATAAAACGGTCGAAGCTTTGGGATTCGCACCTAAACATGTGTTCCAATATCAAGGATATGACATAAATGGGTATACCTTTTACACTAAAGCTCAAGATAAGAAGAGTAATATggaaaaatag